One Falco naumanni isolate bFalNau1 chromosome 15, bFalNau1.pat, whole genome shotgun sequence DNA segment encodes these proteins:
- the LOC121098091 gene encoding uncharacterized protein LOC121098091 isoform X3: protein MEVQLASGFLPLLLLAWLPAGLSHQISATIDVSVGLDLILQCLLQAGSNSTARGVKWFNTTQNNGGKQNEDGVEMKNGSAQLVFPSVNKAHSGMYTCRMENMRNTSRNKDSKLNTHGTVASQPRESVITTGCRFKIWSENLTVHVKWYRPAGLEVGNQTDTIVLGENCANLTSPGMHAANTGICGCRVFITRVNLTDTGNGTQGTVPSCSPGAPQAKGTWIETWAGLNFPLCIIFSLAAATLLYMLVIGLLVWRCRRNRKGKITSRQVLEMDQLRMASSVTGTEDLTYANLKFEKKGAKPASSDVVYTEIKPSQQKQCGRDAGAASAGADISPKGEDK from the exons ATGGAGGTCCAGCTGGCCAGCGGCTTTctgcccctgctgctccttgcctggctgcctgctg gACTGTCTCACCAGATTTCAGCCACAATTGACGTGTCGGTAGGGTTAGATCTCATCTTGCAGTGCCTGCTCCAGGCAGGCTCAAACAGCACTGCCAGGGGTGTGAAATGGTTTAATACCACACAAAACAATGGAGGAAAGCAGAATGAAGATGGTGTGGAGATGAAAAATGGTTCTGCCCAGCTCGTCTTCCCCAGTGTGAACAAAGCACATTCAGGAATGTACACGTGCAGGATGGAGAACATGAGGAACACGTCCAGGAACAAAGATTCCAAACTGAACACTCATG GGACAGTCGCCAGCCAGCCAAGAGAGTCAGTCATCACCACAGGGTGCAGGTTCAAGATTTGGTCAGAGAATCTCACAGTACACGTGAAGTGGTACAGACCTGCAGGTCTGGAGGTGGGGAATCAAACTGACACCATCGTTCTGGGAGAAAACTGTGCCAACCTCACCAGCCCTGGCATGCATGCAGCCAACACAGGAATCTGTGGGTGTAGGGTCTTCATCACAAGAGTAAACTTGACAGACACTGGAAATGGTACGCAAGGGACAGTTCCTA GCTGTAGCCCTGGGGCACCTCAGGCCAAAGGCACCTGGATTGAGACCTGGGCAG GACTCAACTTCCCCCTGTGTATCATCTTCAGCTTAGCAGCGGCGACGCTTCTTTACATGCTGGTAATTGGCCTTCTGGTGTGGCGGtgcagaaggaacagaaaag GAAAGATTACAAGCAGGCAAGTGCTAGAGATGGATCAGCTCAGAATG GCATCCTCGGTGACAGGGACTGAGGACCTGACCTACGCCAACCTGAAGTTCGAAAAGAAGGGGGCGAAACCCGCCTCCTCCGACGTTGTTTACACCGAGATCAAACCAtcacagcaaaagcagtgtGGCAGGGACGCGGGTGCTGCCAGCGCAGGGGCGGATATCTCCCCCAAGGGAGAGGACAAatga
- the LOC121098091 gene encoding uncharacterized protein LOC121098091 isoform X2, with protein MEVQLASGFLPLLLLAWLPAGLSHQISATIDVSVGLDLILQCLLQAGSNSTARGVKWFNTTQNNGGKQNEDGVEMKNGSAQLVFPSVNKAHSGMYTCRMENMRNTSRNKDSKLNTHGTVASQPRESVITTGCRFKIWSENLTVHVKWYRPAGLEVGNQTDTIVLGENCANLTSPGMHAANTGICGCRVFITRVNLTDTGNGCSPGAPQAKGTWIETWAGLNFPLCIIFSLAAATLLYMLVIGLLVWRCRRNRKGKAEPALSLRLLWELLSISSSPAGLDKPRLGRCPSLISCCSCSLGVPCTGLSRTNCPGMGRRFTLPFLLASCWLRACSWHKLWCK; from the exons ATGGAGGTCCAGCTGGCCAGCGGCTTTctgcccctgctgctccttgcctggctgcctgctg gACTGTCTCACCAGATTTCAGCCACAATTGACGTGTCGGTAGGGTTAGATCTCATCTTGCAGTGCCTGCTCCAGGCAGGCTCAAACAGCACTGCCAGGGGTGTGAAATGGTTTAATACCACACAAAACAATGGAGGAAAGCAGAATGAAGATGGTGTGGAGATGAAAAATGGTTCTGCCCAGCTCGTCTTCCCCAGTGTGAACAAAGCACATTCAGGAATGTACACGTGCAGGATGGAGAACATGAGGAACACGTCCAGGAACAAAGATTCCAAACTGAACACTCATG GGACAGTCGCCAGCCAGCCAAGAGAGTCAGTCATCACCACAGGGTGCAGGTTCAAGATTTGGTCAGAGAATCTCACAGTACACGTGAAGTGGTACAGACCTGCAGGTCTGGAGGTGGGGAATCAAACTGACACCATCGTTCTGGGAGAAAACTGTGCCAACCTCACCAGCCCTGGCATGCATGCAGCCAACACAGGAATCTGTGGGTGTAGGGTCTTCATCACAAGAGTAAACTTGACAGACACTGGAAATG GCTGTAGCCCTGGGGCACCTCAGGCCAAAGGCACCTGGATTGAGACCTGGGCAG GACTCAACTTCCCCCTGTGTATCATCTTCAGCTTAGCAGCGGCGACGCTTCTTTACATGCTGGTAATTGGCCTTCTGGTGTGGCGGtgcagaaggaacagaaaaggtAAGGCTGAGCCCGCGCTGAGCCTCCGTCTGCTGTGGGAACtgctcagcatctcctcctcACCTGCTGGCCTGGACAAGCCCAGGCTTGGGAGATGTCCATCTTTGAtatcctgctgctcctgctcactCGGGGTTCCCTGCACAGGTCTGTCCCGAACAAACTGTCCCGGGATGGGGAGAAGGTTCacccttccctttcttctggCCAGTTGCTGGTTGAGAGCCTGCTCATGGCACAAGCTGTGGTGCAAGTGA
- the LOC121098091 gene encoding uncharacterized protein LOC121098091 isoform X1, whose amino-acid sequence MEVQLASGFLPLLLLAWLPAGLSHQISATIDVSVGLDLILQCLLQAGSNSTARGVKWFNTTQNNGGKQNEDGVEMKNGSAQLVFPSVNKAHSGMYTCRMENMRNTSRNKDSKLNTHGTVASQPRESVITTGCRFKIWSENLTVHVKWYRPAGLEVGNQTDTIVLGENCANLTSPGMHAANTGICGCRVFITRVNLTDTGNGTQGTVPSCSPGAPQAKGTWIETWAGLNFPLCIIFSLAAATLLYMLVIGLLVWRCRRNRKGKAEPALSLRLLWELLSISSSPAGLDKPRLGRCPSLISCCSCSLGVPCTGLSRTNCPGMGRRFTLPFLLASCWLRACSWHKLWCK is encoded by the exons ATGGAGGTCCAGCTGGCCAGCGGCTTTctgcccctgctgctccttgcctggctgcctgctg gACTGTCTCACCAGATTTCAGCCACAATTGACGTGTCGGTAGGGTTAGATCTCATCTTGCAGTGCCTGCTCCAGGCAGGCTCAAACAGCACTGCCAGGGGTGTGAAATGGTTTAATACCACACAAAACAATGGAGGAAAGCAGAATGAAGATGGTGTGGAGATGAAAAATGGTTCTGCCCAGCTCGTCTTCCCCAGTGTGAACAAAGCACATTCAGGAATGTACACGTGCAGGATGGAGAACATGAGGAACACGTCCAGGAACAAAGATTCCAAACTGAACACTCATG GGACAGTCGCCAGCCAGCCAAGAGAGTCAGTCATCACCACAGGGTGCAGGTTCAAGATTTGGTCAGAGAATCTCACAGTACACGTGAAGTGGTACAGACCTGCAGGTCTGGAGGTGGGGAATCAAACTGACACCATCGTTCTGGGAGAAAACTGTGCCAACCTCACCAGCCCTGGCATGCATGCAGCCAACACAGGAATCTGTGGGTGTAGGGTCTTCATCACAAGAGTAAACTTGACAGACACTGGAAATGGTACGCAAGGGACAGTTCCTA GCTGTAGCCCTGGGGCACCTCAGGCCAAAGGCACCTGGATTGAGACCTGGGCAG GACTCAACTTCCCCCTGTGTATCATCTTCAGCTTAGCAGCGGCGACGCTTCTTTACATGCTGGTAATTGGCCTTCTGGTGTGGCGGtgcagaaggaacagaaaaggtAAGGCTGAGCCCGCGCTGAGCCTCCGTCTGCTGTGGGAACtgctcagcatctcctcctcACCTGCTGGCCTGGACAAGCCCAGGCTTGGGAGATGTCCATCTTTGAtatcctgctgctcctgctcactCGGGGTTCCCTGCACAGGTCTGTCCCGAACAAACTGTCCCGGGATGGGGAGAAGGTTCacccttccctttcttctggCCAGTTGCTGGTTGAGAGCCTGCTCATGGCACAAGCTGTGGTGCAAGTGA